A single window of Archangium gephyra DNA harbors:
- a CDS encoding glucose 1-dehydrogenase — protein sequence MNNGLEGKVAVVTGASRGIGASIARKLAAQGAKVVINYTRNEEAARQVAADIQRAGGEVLIERADVADEAQVKQLFERVDARFGRLDILVNNAGILEFRPLEAIDRAHYQRIMEINLWGVVTASQQAARRLGQGGRIINITSASTRSTFPALGMYAASKGAVEAFARTLATELGPRGITVNNVFAGMVETDMTAGSSPEGVQAFVQATPLRRTGQPEDVADVVAFLASENSRWVTGQSIGATGGVVMS from the coding sequence ATGAACAACGGACTCGAAGGAAAGGTCGCCGTCGTCACGGGGGCCTCGCGCGGTATCGGAGCGAGCATCGCGCGGAAGCTGGCCGCCCAGGGGGCGAAGGTCGTCATCAACTACACGCGCAACGAGGAGGCCGCCCGCCAGGTGGCCGCGGACATCCAGCGCGCCGGGGGCGAGGTGCTCATCGAGCGCGCGGACGTGGCCGATGAAGCCCAGGTGAAGCAGCTCTTCGAGCGGGTGGACGCGCGCTTCGGGCGCCTGGACATCCTGGTCAACAACGCGGGCATCCTCGAGTTCCGTCCCCTCGAGGCCATCGATCGGGCGCACTACCAGCGCATCATGGAGATCAACCTGTGGGGCGTCGTGACCGCCAGCCAGCAGGCGGCGCGGCGCCTCGGCCAGGGCGGGCGGATCATCAACATCACCTCGGCTTCCACCCGCTCGACCTTCCCGGCGCTCGGCATGTATGCGGCGAGCAAGGGAGCCGTGGAGGCGTTCGCGCGCACCCTCGCGACGGAGCTCGGGCCGAGGGGCATCACCGTCAACAACGTCTTCGCCGGCATGGTGGAGACGGACATGACGGCGGGCAGCTCACCGGAGGGCGTCCAGGCGTTTGTCCAGGCCACCCCGCTGCGGCGCACGGGCCAGCCCGAGGATGTCGCGGACGTCGTCGCCTTCCTCGCCTCGGAGAACAGCCGCTGGGTCACCGGCCAGTCGATTGGCGCCACCGGCGGGGTCGTCATGTCGTGA
- a CDS encoding endonuclease III domain-containing protein codes for MPSLPLFPEAPSGPSAKALRVHERLCAEYGCPIPWFRSQDPLSELVSALLSHRTRNASSGAAFRQLRARFPTWEAVRDAPCVEVQEAISAVTWPEQKAPRIQQVLRCITERRGGELSLDFLAELPVREARDWLEHLPGVGPKSSAATLLFSRLRKPALPVDSHHHRVAVRLGLIPETVAVGPAHRLLEAQLPQDWDAQRVYDNHEALMLHGQRCCFYREPACQRCVVLDLCPTGQARLASQRGAKPAGDTGEEKFPAT; via the coding sequence ATGCCATCTCTCCCGTTGTTTCCCGAAGCCCCGTCCGGACCGAGCGCGAAGGCACTGCGGGTGCACGAGCGCCTGTGCGCGGAGTACGGCTGTCCCATCCCCTGGTTCCGTTCACAGGATCCGCTCAGTGAGTTGGTCTCCGCGCTGCTGAGCCACCGCACGCGCAACGCCTCCAGTGGCGCGGCCTTCCGGCAGTTGCGCGCGCGCTTCCCCACCTGGGAGGCGGTGCGGGATGCACCCTGTGTGGAGGTGCAGGAGGCGATCTCCGCGGTGACCTGGCCGGAGCAGAAGGCGCCGCGCATCCAGCAGGTGCTGCGGTGCATCACCGAGCGGAGGGGAGGGGAGCTGTCGCTGGACTTCCTGGCGGAGCTCCCGGTGCGGGAGGCGCGGGACTGGCTCGAGCACCTGCCCGGGGTGGGGCCGAAGTCGAGCGCCGCGACGCTGCTGTTCAGCCGCCTGAGGAAGCCCGCGCTGCCGGTGGACAGCCACCACCACCGGGTCGCGGTGCGGCTGGGGCTCATCCCGGAGACCGTGGCGGTGGGGCCAGCGCACCGGCTGCTGGAGGCGCAGCTCCCGCAGGACTGGGATGCACAACGCGTCTACGACAACCACGAGGCGCTGATGCTGCACGGGCAGCGGTGCTGTTTCTATCGGGAGCCCGCGTGCCAGCGGTGCGTGGTGCTCGACTTGTGTCCCACCGGCCAGGCCCGGCTCGCATCCCAGCGGGGAGCGAAGCCCGCTGGGGACACCGGAGAGGAGAAATTCCCGGCGACGTGA
- a CDS encoding sensor histidine kinase, protein MLRRLLPTLVALGCGLLALTWGLVSLQRIFAQEREDARAQLASRRYAVEEYATQSLRYTLGEQLKGNLTALHAAMGDPLAPGEGFLLNFRGHQFLPRLTRSARGSRATARRHYRELVKAFAEGAPAEPWGERLVRLRAVEEALDKGRVSRAHALAEELLHYHAKNPLPPVQELPFVLLMLERLQRGEATPPLVRALLREGLPEDFGGIERSAGLQRDLLRERWRFTQPDFTFLLAHIVQVSTALGEPSDDFLARAREADAGMLVIPESLPGPTLIGQRWYVEQQEEVVRGIAVDLDALLRDLAQELRRRNHFGADGLVRLRDPDAVQPVESLWLEVSVPAWTAAENALEQRYGLKTLLVATCGALAVAIVVMAVVAQHGRYRYVELKSDFVATVSHELRTPLASIRLLAETMERKLSKLPEMRDYPERIIQAADGLHFLVENILSFNRIDKGRWQLKPARVKLDELLGMLRSDLVGNTSVPVQLTADVGDVELEVDPSLLRLLFINLARNACAYNRRNPVELTVRAYPHQGHGCVVLFGDNGIGIPEAEWDNVFRDFYRLSSQGPEVHGSGLGLALCRRIMSLHGGRISIDQSSPQGTTFSLLFPEPRHERPEQPS, encoded by the coding sequence ATGCTGCGCCGGCTCCTCCCCACCCTCGTCGCCCTCGGATGCGGCCTCCTCGCCCTCACCTGGGGGCTGGTGAGCCTCCAGCGCATCTTCGCCCAGGAGCGCGAGGACGCCCGCGCCCAGCTCGCCTCCCGCCGCTACGCGGTCGAGGAGTACGCCACCCAGTCCCTGCGGTACACGCTCGGCGAGCAGCTCAAGGGCAACCTCACCGCCCTCCATGCCGCCATGGGAGATCCACTCGCCCCGGGCGAGGGCTTCCTCCTCAATTTCCGCGGCCACCAGTTCCTGCCCCGCCTCACCCGCTCCGCCCGCGGCTCGCGCGCCACCGCCAGGCGGCATTACCGCGAGCTCGTCAAGGCCTTCGCCGAGGGCGCTCCGGCCGAGCCCTGGGGCGAGCGGCTCGTCCGCCTTCGCGCGGTGGAGGAGGCGCTCGACAAGGGCCGCGTCTCCCGCGCCCATGCGCTCGCCGAGGAGCTGCTGCACTACCACGCGAAGAATCCCCTCCCGCCCGTCCAGGAGCTCCCCTTCGTTCTCCTCATGCTGGAGCGGCTCCAGCGCGGCGAGGCCACCCCACCGCTCGTCCGCGCGCTGCTGCGCGAGGGACTCCCCGAGGACTTCGGCGGCATCGAGCGCTCCGCTGGCCTGCAGCGGGATCTCCTGCGCGAGCGCTGGCGCTTCACCCAGCCCGACTTCACGTTCCTGCTCGCCCACATCGTCCAGGTCAGCACCGCGCTCGGCGAGCCCTCCGACGACTTCCTGGCCCGCGCCCGCGAGGCCGACGCCGGCATGCTCGTCATCCCCGAGAGCCTCCCCGGCCCCACCCTCATCGGCCAACGCTGGTACGTGGAGCAGCAGGAGGAGGTGGTGCGCGGCATCGCCGTGGACCTCGACGCCCTCTTGCGCGACCTGGCCCAGGAGCTGCGCAGGCGCAACCACTTCGGCGCGGACGGCCTGGTGCGGCTGAGGGACCCCGACGCGGTGCAACCCGTGGAGTCCCTGTGGCTGGAGGTGTCCGTCCCCGCGTGGACCGCCGCCGAGAACGCCCTCGAGCAGCGCTACGGGCTGAAGACGCTGCTGGTGGCCACCTGCGGGGCACTCGCGGTGGCCATCGTGGTGATGGCGGTGGTGGCCCAGCACGGCCGCTACCGCTACGTCGAGCTCAAGAGCGACTTCGTGGCCACCGTCTCCCACGAGCTGCGCACCCCCCTGGCCTCCATCCGCCTGCTGGCCGAGACGATGGAGCGCAAGCTCTCCAAGCTCCCCGAGATGCGCGACTACCCCGAGCGCATCATCCAGGCCGCCGACGGGCTGCACTTCCTCGTCGAGAACATCCTGTCCTTCAACCGCATCGACAAGGGACGCTGGCAGCTCAAGCCCGCCCGCGTGAAGCTGGACGAGCTGCTCGGCATGCTGCGCTCGGACCTGGTGGGCAACACCTCCGTCCCCGTCCAGCTCACCGCCGACGTGGGCGACGTGGAGCTCGAGGTGGATCCGTCCCTGCTGCGCCTGCTGTTCATCAACCTCGCCCGCAACGCGTGCGCCTACAACCGCCGCAACCCCGTGGAGCTCACCGTCCGCGCCTACCCCCACCAGGGCCATGGCTGCGTGGTGCTCTTCGGCGACAACGGCATCGGCATCCCCGAGGCCGAGTGGGACAATGTCTTCCGCGACTTCTACCGGCTGAGCTCCCAGGGCCCCGAGGTCCACGGCAGTGGCCTGGGGCTCGCCCTGTGCCGGAGGATCATGTCCCTGCACGGGGGCCGCATCTCCATCGATCAGTCCAGCCCCCAGGGCACCACCTTCTCCCTGCTCTTCCCCGAACCCCGCCATGAACGCCCCGAGCAGCCCTCCTAA
- a CDS encoding response regulator transcription factor yields the protein MNAPSSPPNARPSILVVEDDANLRIGLRDNLQDEGYEVTVASHTQEAEPLVRARAYDLLILDVMLPGEDGYSFCRRLRASGVQSMVLMLTARSLEDDIVRGFDAGAQDYLTKPYRLRELLARVGALVRRAGGAPPSVMPFAGFSLDLGKRTLSRADGSVIDLTRTEFDLLAFLLKHRDRALPRGEILDAVWGRDVIVDPRTVDNFVSNLKKKLGWTSASSFTIHTIRGVGYRLELGGP from the coding sequence ATGAACGCCCCGAGCAGCCCTCCTAACGCCCGCCCCTCCATCCTCGTCGTCGAGGACGACGCGAACCTGCGGATCGGCCTGCGCGACAACCTCCAGGACGAGGGGTACGAGGTCACCGTGGCCTCCCACACCCAGGAGGCCGAGCCGCTGGTGCGCGCGCGCGCGTACGATCTGCTCATCCTCGACGTGATGCTCCCGGGCGAGGATGGCTATTCGTTCTGCCGGCGGCTGCGCGCCAGCGGTGTGCAGTCCATGGTGCTGATGCTCACCGCGCGCTCGCTCGAGGACGACATCGTCCGCGGCTTCGACGCCGGGGCGCAGGACTACCTCACCAAGCCCTACCGGCTGCGCGAGCTGCTCGCCCGGGTGGGCGCCCTGGTGCGCCGGGCCGGTGGGGCGCCCCCCTCCGTCATGCCCTTCGCCGGCTTCTCGCTGGACCTGGGCAAGCGCACGCTCTCGCGCGCCGACGGGAGCGTCATCGACCTCACCCGCACCGAGTTCGATCTGCTCGCCTTCCTCCTCAAGCACCGCGACCGCGCCCTGCCGCGGGGGGAGATCCTCGACGCCGTGTGGGGCCGGGACGTCATCGTGGACCCGCGCACCGTGGACAACTTCGTCTCCAACCTGAAGAAGAAGCTCGGGTGGACGAGCGCTTCCTCCTTCACCATCCACACCATCCGCGGGGTGGGCTACCGCCTGGAGCTCGGGGGTCCGTGA
- a CDS encoding energy transducer TonB: MFQSVINQPGLSAGRFGTGMWVSLMVHAGVFAGMLGLSGKAVDKIRNEPEIVFNVPQPPKGNPNPPKQMAATTPKPKPKPKTELVQPKKIPPPPPEETKTVEAAPPPEDTEPETEELPYIPGSDPNGVEVGGIPGAKAIAGLALGNIGQSTGEEILPFGAGMTPPQLVSTGVPLQYTYDALRARVSGVIIAKCTITREGDVENCRIIKGLPFMDDAVLQSVTSRQYRPVTFQGRPVNVSYTFTVNLKLP, encoded by the coding sequence ATGTTCCAGTCGGTCATCAATCAGCCGGGATTGAGCGCGGGTCGGTTCGGGACGGGGATGTGGGTGTCTTTGATGGTGCACGCGGGCGTGTTCGCCGGCATGCTCGGTCTGTCCGGCAAGGCGGTGGACAAGATCCGCAACGAGCCCGAGATCGTCTTCAACGTCCCCCAGCCGCCCAAGGGCAACCCGAATCCGCCCAAGCAGATGGCGGCCACCACGCCCAAGCCGAAGCCCAAGCCCAAGACCGAGCTGGTCCAGCCCAAGAAGATCCCTCCTCCGCCTCCGGAAGAGACGAAGACCGTCGAGGCGGCTCCTCCCCCGGAGGACACCGAGCCCGAGACCGAGGAGCTGCCCTACATCCCCGGCAGCGATCCCAATGGTGTCGAGGTGGGTGGCATCCCCGGTGCCAAGGCCATCGCCGGGCTGGCGTTGGGCAACATCGGCCAGTCGACGGGTGAGGAGATCCTCCCGTTCGGCGCCGGCATGACGCCGCCGCAGCTCGTCTCCACCGGCGTGCCCCTGCAGTACACCTACGACGCGCTCCGGGCCCGCGTCAGTGGCGTCATCATCGCCAAGTGCACCATCACCCGCGAGGGCGACGTCGAGAACTGCCGCATCATCAAGGGGCTGCCCTTCATGGATGATGCCGTGCTCCAGTCCGTGACGAGCCGCCAATACCGCCCGGTCACCTTCCAGGGCAGGCCCGTCAACGTGAGCTACACCTTCACCGTGAACCTCAAGTTGCCGTAG